Part of the Geobacter pickeringii genome, GGCCGGCGAGATCCTCACCCTCATGGACCGGCTCGTGCACGGCTTCGGCAAGACCATCATCATGGTGACCCACGACCCCAAGGCGGCGGAGAAGGCCCACGTCATCCGGAATCTCGAAAAGGGGATCCTCGCCGGCGGCGAAGGGTAGGGAAGAGCGTGTTCTTCCTCAGGCTCATCATCCGCAACGCCTTCCGGCACAAACTCCGGACCATCCTCACCATCGTCGGGGTGGCGGTGGCGGTCCTCGCCTTCGGGCTGCTGCGGACCCTGGTGGACCTCTGGTACGCCGGGGTAGAGGCGTCGTCGGCCTCGCGGCTCGTGACGCGCAACGCCATCTCCCTCGTCTTTCCCCTCCCCATCTCGTACAAGGACCGGATCAGGCAGGTGCCCGGGGTGAAGGGTGTCTCCTGGGGGAACTGGTTCGGCGGGATCTACAAGGAGGAGAAGAACTTCTTCCCCAGCTTTGCCGTGGAGCCGAAAGAGTATCTGGCGATGTACCCTGAGTATGTCATCCCCGACGACCAGCGCAGCGCCTTCCTCCTCGACCGGCGGGGGTGCGTGGTGGGGAGGAAGACCGCCGAGCGGTTCGGCTGGAAGATCGGCGATGCGGTGACGCTGCGGGGGACCATCTTCCCCGGCCAGTGGGAGTTCGTGATCCGGGCCATCTACCGCGGTGCAAAAAAGAACACCGACGAGACCCAGCTCTTTTTCCACTGGGACTACCTGAACGAGACCGTGAAGAAGACCATCCCCCGCCGGGCGGATCAGGCGGGGTTCTACCTGGTCGAGCTGAAAAAGCCGGAGCAGGCGGCCGAGGTGTCACTGGCGGTGGATGCCCTCTTCAAGAACTCCCTGGCGGAGACCCTCACCGAGACCGAAAAGGCGTTCCAGTTGAGCTTCGTCTCCATGACCGAGGCGATCATGGTCGCCATCCAGATCGTCTCCTACGTGGTGATCGTCATCATCATGGTGGTGGCGGCCAATACCATGGCGATGACGGCCCGGGAGCGGATCGCCGAGTACGCCACCCTCAAGACCCTCGGCTTCGGCGCACGCCACATCGGCGGGGTGATCTTCGGCGAGTCGCTCGTCATCTCCCTGGCCGGCGGGGTGACGGGGATCCTCCTCACCTTTCCGGCGGCCCACTGGATCGAGACTGCGCTTTCCCAGTTCTTTCCGGTCTTCACCGTGGCGCGGCTGACCATCTGGTTCGACCTGGCGGCGGCGCTGACGGTTGGGGTCATAGCGGGAATCTTCCCCACCTGGCGCGGCGCCACGATCCGGATCGCCGACGGCCTTCGCAGGATCGGCTGATGGGGATTCCGTACTCCTACAGCTTCCGCAACCTCTGGACCCGGCGCCTGACGACGGTCCTCACCGCAGCGGGGATGGCGCTGGTGGTCTTCGTCTTTGCGGCGACCCTCATGCTGGCGGAGGGGTTGCGCAAGACCCTCGTCGAGACCGGCTCCTACGACAACGTGGTGGTGATCCGCAAGTCGGCCCAGACCGAGGTGCAGAGCGGCATCGATCGTCCCCAGGCGGCGGTGGTGGAGACCCAGCCCGAGGTGGCCATGTCGGGAGGGGTGCGTCTGGCGGCCAAGGAGCTCGTCGTTCTCATCAGCCTTCCCAAGCGCGGTACCGGCAAGCCGTCCAATGTCGTCATCAGGGGGATTGCACCGGCATCGCTCCTGATGCGCCCCCAGGTGCGGCTCCGGGAGGGGCGGATGCCCCGTCCCGGTTCGGCGGAGATCATCGCCGGGGCGAGTATCGCCAAGCGGTTTCAGGGGGGAGGGATCGGGGAGACGGTCCGCTTCGGGATGCGGAACTGGACGGTGGTGGGGATCTTCGATGCCGGCACCACCGGCTTTTCGTCGGAGATCTGGGGGGACGTGGATCAGCTGATGCAGGCGTTCCGCCGGCCGGTCTACTCTTCCATCGTCTTCAAGCTGCGGGATCCCGCTGAGTTCGAGAAGGTGAAGGCCCGCATCGACTCTGACCCGCGGCTGACCCTGGAGGCGAAGCGGGAGATCCGCTTCTATGCCGACCAGTCGGAGGCGATGGCGAAGTTCCTCCGCATCCTGGGGGTGACCCTGACGATTATCTTCTCCCTCGGGGCGATCATCGGCGCCATGATCACCATGTATGCCGCCGTGGCCAACCGGATCACCGAGATCGGCACCCTGCGCGCCCTCGGTTTCCGCCGGGGGGGCATCCTTGCCGCCTTCATCCTGGAGTCCCTTTTCCTCGGCCTCCTCGGCGGGGTGGCGGGGCTCTTCTTCGCCTCGTTCATGCAGCTCATCACCATCTCGACCATGAACTGGCAGACCTTTTCGGAGCTCGCCTTCACCTTCACGCTGACCCTCGCCATCATCGGCAAGTCGCTCCTCTTCTCCCTGGGCATGGGGCTGGTGGGCGGGGTGCTGCCGGCCTTCCGGGCGGCGCGGATGAAGGTCGTCGACGCGCTCCGGGCCTCATAAAACTACACCGCAACGGAGTTCACTCGTGAAACGCTACCTCGCCACGCGCCACCTGGCCTTCCTCCTTCTCCTCGTCTCCCTCCTCCTCTATGGGGTCGATTATCTCATCCTCGGCAAGGGGGAGGAGGTGGCCGTCGGCTTTCTCGGCAATTTCGCCTTCCTGCCGGTCTATGTCCTCTTCGTGACGTTGATGATCGAGCGGGTCATCAAGGAGCGGGAGCGAAACTCCCTCCGCCAGAAGCTCAATATGGTGATCGGGGTCTTTTTCAGCGAGGTGGGGACCGACCTCATCCGCAATCTGTCCGGTTTCCTGCCGGACGCGGACGGGGTGGAGGAGAAGCTGCGGGTAAAGCCCCAGTGGGGCGAGCGGGAGTTCCGCCAGGCCTCGACGTTCATTGCCGCCTATGACCTGCGTCTCGACAGCAGAAGGGGTGACCTCGGGTCCCTGAAGCAGTTCCTCACCGGTCGGCGCGAGTTCATGCTGCGGCTCCTGGAGAACCCGAACCTGCTGGAGCATGACGAGTTCACCGACCTCCTCTGGGCCGTCTTCCACCTGACGGACGAGCTCGGGGCCCGCGCCTGCCTGGAGGGGCTTTCTCCGCTGGACCTCGACCATCTCTCCGGCGACATGAAGCGGGCCTTCGTCCATCTCCTGCGGGAGTGGATCGTCTACATGACGCACCTCAAGGCGGACTACCCCTACCTCTTCTCCCTGGCGGTGAGGATGAACCCCCTGGACCCCGAGGCCCACGCGGAGCTCTCGTGATGCCGGTGCGTTGCGGCACAGTGGTTCGAGGCGGAGGGAGAGGGGAGATCAGAGCGCCAGCCGTTCCCTGACCTCTGCGAGGTAAGAACGGACGGCGCCGGAGCTCTCCAGGGCGAGGACCTGGGCCGCGATGGCCTCGGCGTCCGTCGCGGAGACCGAGCGGATCGCCTGCTTGACCACCGGGATGGAGGGGGCCGAGAGGCTGAACTCCCTGATCCCCATCCCGAGCAGCACGACGGCGTTTACCGGATCGGCCGCCATTTCGCCACAGATGGAGACCGGCTTCCCCGCTTCCCGGGCCACGTCGGCCACCCGCTTGATGGAGTGGAGCACGGCGGGCTGGTAGGGGTCGTAATACCTGCGGATCTTGGGGTTATTGCGGTCAGCGGCCATGGTGTACTGGATCAGGTCGTTGGTGCCGATGCTGAAGTAGTCCACCTCCCGCACCAGGATGTGGGCGGTCAGTACCGCCGCCGGCAGCTCCACCATGATCCCAAGCCGTATCTTCGGATCGAACGGAATCTCCTCCCGCGCAAGCTCCTCCTTCACCTCGCCGAAAATCTTCTTGATCTGCCAGATCTCCGCGATGCTCGATACCATGGGGAACATGAGCGAAACCTTGCCGTAGGGGGACGCCATGAGGACCCCGGCAAGCTGCACCCGGAAGATGTCCTCCCGTTCGAGGGAGACCCTGATGGAGCGCCATCCCATGAACGGATTGTCCTCCCGGGGGTGGGGGAAGTAGGGGAGGGTCTTGTCGCCGCCTATGTCGAGGGTGCGGATGGTGACCGGGTGCGGCGCGAACCCTTCGAGGATCTTGCGGTAGGAGACAAAGAGCTCGTCGCGGGTGGGGAAGGTGGAGCGCGACATGTAGGGGAATTCGGAGCGGTAGAGCCCGACCCCCTCGGCGCCGTTGGCCAGGGCGATCCTCACGTCGCTCACCAGGCCGATGTTGGCCCGCAGGGCCACGGCCATCCCGTCGCGGGTCACCGCCGGCACGTCCCGCAGTTCCTCCAGTTCGCGGCGCTTGCTGCTGAAGTCCGCTTCCAGCCGTTCGTACTCCCCCTTCACCTTGGCGCCCGGGTTGATGTAGACGTGGCCCGAATTGCCGTCGACGATGACCTCGTCCTTGAGACCCAGGTTCTGCAGGAGCCCCTCCACCCCGACGATGGCCGGGATGCCAAGGGATTTGGCCATGATGGCGCCGTGGGAGTTCACGTCCCCTTTTTCGGTGACGATGCCGATCACCTTGTCGAGGTCGAGGGTCGCCATGTCCGACGGGAGGATCTCGTGGGCCGCCAGCACCCGCTTTTCGCGCAGCGTCAGCCGCGACCGGCCCGAGCCGTCGAGGCAGTCGAGGAGCCGCCGCCGGATATCCTCCATGTCGGCGGAGCGCTCCCGGAGGTAGGGGTCCTCCATCTGGGAGAAGGCGCTCACGTAGTGGGCGACGGTCTCGTTCACGGAGCGGGTGGTGCCGTAGTCCTTCTCGACGAGGTCGAGGACGCGGTTGATGAATCCCCGATCCTCGAGGATCATGAGGTGGGTGTGGAAGATGGCGGCGTCTTCCTTGGAGAGGAGGTCGGCCACCCGCTTCTCCATGTAGAGGGTCTCGATCTTCGCCTTTTCGAGGGCCATGAGGAAGCGGCGCCGCTCCTCGGCCCGCGGCCTGACCGTGGCCACCTCGATGCTGTCGCTGCTTGGCCGCCGGCCGATGATGGCGACCTTGCCGAGGGAAAAACCGGTGGATACCGCCGTCCCGAGGAGCATGACCGACCGCTTCTCCCGGCGGGAGGGGCGCTGTGGTTTTTCCGCCGGCGGGGCGCCGATGGCCTTGAGCTTCTCCAGTTCCTGTTCGAGGCGGGCCCGCTCGTCCTCCTTCTGGCGGATGGAGTCGAGGAGCTTGGCGTTGATGACGATGCTCGAGATCTGGT contains:
- a CDS encoding ABC transporter permease, whose amino-acid sequence is MFFLRLIIRNAFRHKLRTILTIVGVAVAVLAFGLLRTLVDLWYAGVEASSASRLVTRNAISLVFPLPISYKDRIRQVPGVKGVSWGNWFGGIYKEEKNFFPSFAVEPKEYLAMYPEYVIPDDQRSAFLLDRRGCVVGRKTAERFGWKIGDAVTLRGTIFPGQWEFVIRAIYRGAKKNTDETQLFFHWDYLNETVKKTIPRRADQAGFYLVELKKPEQAAEVSLAVDALFKNSLAETLTETEKAFQLSFVSMTEAIMVAIQIVSYVVIVIIMVVAANTMAMTARERIAEYATLKTLGFGARHIGGVIFGESLVISLAGGVTGILLTFPAAHWIETALSQFFPVFTVARLTIWFDLAAALTVGVIAGIFPTWRGATIRIADGLRRIG
- a CDS encoding ABC transporter permease, with amino-acid sequence MGIPYSYSFRNLWTRRLTTVLTAAGMALVVFVFAATLMLAEGLRKTLVETGSYDNVVVIRKSAQTEVQSGIDRPQAAVVETQPEVAMSGGVRLAAKELVVLISLPKRGTGKPSNVVIRGIAPASLLMRPQVRLREGRMPRPGSAEIIAGASIAKRFQGGGIGETVRFGMRNWTVVGIFDAGTTGFSSEIWGDVDQLMQAFRRPVYSSIVFKLRDPAEFEKVKARIDSDPRLTLEAKREIRFYADQSEAMAKFLRILGVTLTIIFSLGAIIGAMITMYAAVANRITEIGTLRALGFRRGGILAAFILESLFLGLLGGVAGLFFASFMQLITISTMNWQTFSELAFTFTLTLAIIGKSLLFSLGMGLVGGVLPAFRAARMKVVDALRAS
- the ptsP gene encoding phosphoenolpyruvate--protein phosphotransferase, whose amino-acid sequence is MAESPAETTGLRILEDISTLILQSHDIHETLDNIVHLVARRIGTDVCSIYLLEGDGATLRLAATRGLSKSSVGKTSMKLSEGLTGLVIEQGGVVATDNAPLHPRYKYFPETREERFLSFLGVPLMQRETPIGVIVIQTREPRTFSQDEVSTLATIAYQISSIVINAKLLDSIRQKEDERARLEQELEKLKAIGAPPAEKPQRPSRREKRSVMLLGTAVSTGFSLGKVAIIGRRPSSDSIEVATVRPRAEERRRFLMALEKAKIETLYMEKRVADLLSKEDAAIFHTHLMILEDRGFINRVLDLVEKDYGTTRSVNETVAHYVSAFSQMEDPYLRERSADMEDIRRRLLDCLDGSGRSRLTLREKRVLAAHEILPSDMATLDLDKVIGIVTEKGDVNSHGAIMAKSLGIPAIVGVEGLLQNLGLKDEVIVDGNSGHVYINPGAKVKGEYERLEADFSSKRRELEELRDVPAVTRDGMAVALRANIGLVSDVRIALANGAEGVGLYRSEFPYMSRSTFPTRDELFVSYRKILEGFAPHPVTIRTLDIGGDKTLPYFPHPREDNPFMGWRSIRVSLEREDIFRVQLAGVLMASPYGKVSLMFPMVSSIAEIWQIKKIFGEVKEELAREEIPFDPKIRLGIMVELPAAVLTAHILVREVDYFSIGTNDLIQYTMAADRNNPKIRRYYDPYQPAVLHSIKRVADVAREAGKPVSICGEMAADPVNAVVLLGMGIREFSLSAPSIPVVKQAIRSVSATDAEAIAAQVLALESSGAVRSYLAEVRERLAL